A part of Pseudomonas sp. MYb118 genomic DNA contains:
- a CDS encoding MerR family DNA-binding transcriptional regulator, with translation MSSQTYSISDLARELDITTRAIRFYEEQGLLSPERRGQERIYSPRDKVSLKLILRGKRIGFSLAECRELIELYDPSSGNTKQLHSMLAKISERREQLEQQLLDIEQMKLELDTAEERCVQALEQTLKSQQAIQ, from the coding sequence ATGAGCAGCCAGACCTACAGCATCTCCGACCTCGCCCGCGAACTCGACATCACCACACGGGCCATTCGCTTCTACGAAGAGCAAGGCCTGCTCAGCCCCGAGCGCCGTGGCCAGGAACGTATCTATTCGCCACGGGACAAGGTCAGCCTGAAGCTGATCCTGCGGGGTAAACGCATCGGCTTTTCCCTGGCCGAATGCCGCGAGCTGATCGAGCTGTACGACCCGTCCAGCGGTAACACCAAGCAGTTGCACAGCATGCTGGCGAAAATCAGCGAACGCCGCGAGCAGCTCGAACAGCAGTTGCTGGACATCGAGCAGATGAAACTGGAGCTCGATACCGCCGAAGAGCGCTGCGTGCAGGCACTGGAGCAAACCCTCAAGAGCCAGCAGGCCATCCAATAA
- a CDS encoding LysR family transcriptional regulator translates to MNLSKVDLNLFIVFDAIYTEANLTRAGQIVGITQPAVSNALARLRETFNDPLFVRTAQGMVPTPMAQNIIGPVRNALSLLRVSVQESRIFNPLQAVKTYRISMTDLTEAVILPPLFQRLRRLAPTVIIESFLAKRRETTKELAAGRLDFAVDAPLNTDPQVRHVKLMEDRYVCAMRKGHPLAGKDKLSLDDYLGMTHVHISSRRSGLGHVDLALGKMGIQRKIALRSQHYQMASQVLQQTDMVMTVPERFARRNDLLAFSVPVNDVPPVETHLYWHESTDQDPANRWMREQMIELCQQVTAQEKKLEKV, encoded by the coding sequence ATGAATCTGAGCAAGGTCGACCTCAACCTTTTCATCGTCTTCGACGCGATCTACACCGAAGCCAACCTGACCCGTGCCGGGCAGATCGTCGGCATCACTCAACCGGCGGTGTCCAATGCCCTGGCGCGTCTGCGCGAGACCTTCAACGACCCGTTGTTCGTGCGCACCGCCCAAGGCATGGTGCCCACGCCGATGGCACAGAACATCATCGGGCCGGTGCGCAATGCGCTGTCGCTGCTGCGTGTGTCGGTGCAGGAAAGCCGTATTTTCAACCCGTTGCAGGCGGTCAAGACCTATCGCATCAGCATGACCGACCTCACCGAGGCGGTGATCCTGCCACCGCTGTTCCAGCGCCTGCGACGCCTGGCGCCGACGGTGATCATCGAAAGCTTTCTGGCCAAGCGCCGCGAGACCACCAAGGAACTGGCAGCCGGGCGCCTGGACTTTGCCGTGGATGCGCCGCTCAACACCGACCCCCAGGTGCGCCACGTCAAGTTGATGGAAGACCGCTATGTCTGCGCGATGCGCAAGGGCCACCCGCTGGCGGGCAAGGACAAACTGTCCCTCGACGATTACCTGGGCATGACCCACGTGCATATTTCCAGCCGCCGCAGCGGCCTGGGGCATGTTGATCTGGCACTGGGCAAGATGGGCATCCAGCGCAAGATTGCCCTGCGCTCGCAGCATTACCAGATGGCCTCGCAGGTGTTGCAGCAGACCGACATGGTCATGACCGTGCCGGAACGCTTCGCGCGCCGTAACGACCTGCTGGCCTTCAGCGTGCCGGTCAACGACGTGCCACCGGTGGAAACCCACCTCTACTGGCACGAAAGCACCGACCAGGACCCGGCCAACCGCTGGATGCGCGAGCAGATGATCGAGTTGTGTCAGCAGGTGACGGCGCAGGAGAAGAAGCTGGAGAAGGTGTAG
- a CDS encoding acyl-CoA dehydrogenase yields the protein MDFAYSPKVQELRERVTAFMDTYVYPAEAVFERQVAEGDRWQPTAIMEELKLKAKAEGLWNLFLPESELGAGLTNLEYAPLAEIMGRSLLGPEPFNCSAPDTGNMEVLVRYANEEQKQRWLEPLLRGEIRSAFAMTEPDVASSDATNMAARAVRDGDEWVINGKKWWTSGACDPRCKILVFMGLSNPDAPRHAQHSMILVPVDTPGVKIVRPLPVFGYDDAPHGHAEVLFENVRVPYENVLLGEGRGFEIAQGRLGPGRIHHCMRSIGMAERALELMCKRSVERTAFGKPLARLGGNVDKIADSRMEIDMARLLTLKAAYMMDTVGNKVAKSEIAQIKVVAPNVALRVIDRAIQIHGGAGVSNDFPLAYMYAMQRTLRLADGPDEVHRAAIGKFEIGKYVPREMMRSSH from the coding sequence ATGGATTTCGCTTATTCGCCCAAGGTTCAGGAACTGCGTGAGCGCGTGACCGCGTTCATGGATACCTACGTTTACCCCGCAGAAGCCGTGTTCGAGCGCCAGGTTGCCGAAGGCGACCGCTGGCAGCCAACGGCGATCATGGAAGAACTCAAACTCAAGGCCAAGGCAGAAGGCCTGTGGAATTTGTTTCTGCCTGAGTCCGAGCTGGGTGCCGGCCTGACCAACCTCGAATATGCGCCGCTGGCGGAAATCATGGGCCGCTCGCTGTTGGGGCCCGAGCCGTTCAACTGCTCGGCACCGGACACCGGCAACATGGAAGTGCTGGTGCGTTACGCCAACGAAGAACAGAAACAGCGCTGGCTCGAACCGCTGCTGCGCGGTGAGATTCGCTCGGCATTCGCCATGACCGAGCCGGATGTCGCGTCGTCCGACGCCACCAACATGGCCGCCCGCGCCGTGCGTGACGGTGACGAGTGGGTGATCAACGGCAAGAAATGGTGGACCTCGGGTGCCTGCGATCCGCGCTGCAAGATTCTGGTGTTCATGGGCTTGAGCAATCCCGATGCGCCACGTCACGCCCAGCACTCGATGATCCTGGTGCCGGTGGACACCCCCGGCGTGAAGATCGTCCGTCCGCTGCCGGTGTTCGGTTACGACGACGCGCCGCACGGTCACGCTGAAGTGCTGTTCGAAAACGTACGGGTGCCGTACGAAAACGTACTGCTGGGCGAAGGCCGAGGCTTCGAAATCGCCCAGGGTCGCCTGGGCCCGGGGCGGATTCACCACTGCATGCGTTCGATCGGCATGGCCGAGCGCGCACTGGAACTGATGTGCAAGCGCTCGGTGGAACGCACCGCCTTCGGCAAGCCGTTGGCGCGCCTGGGTGGCAACGTCGACAAGATCGCCGATTCGCGCATGGAGATCGACATGGCGCGCCTGCTGACCCTGAAGGCGGCGTACATGATGGACACCGTCGGCAACAAGGTGGCCAAGAGCGAGATCGCGCAGATCAAGGTGGTCGCGCCGAACGTGGCGCTGCGGGTCATCGACCGGGCGATCCAGATCCATGGCGGGGCAGGGGTGTCCAACGACTTCCCGCTGGCCTACATGTATGCGATGCAGCGCACCTTGCGCCTGGCCGATGGCCCGGACGAAGTGCACCGCGCGGCGATCGGCAAGTTCGAGATCGGCAAGTACGTGCCGCGGGAAATGATGCGTAGCAGCCACTAA
- a CDS encoding TatD family hydrolase gives MQLINIGVNLTNPSFADKHRAVLERAYAAGVCQLVLTGTSVDGSEQALQLCHELDETAQRLFATAGIHPHSASEWNADSAQRLRGLLKEPNVVAVGECGLDFNRDFSPRPQQEKVLEEHLAMAVELQLPVFLHERDANQRLLDILRDYRDRLPAAVVHCFTGEKQALFSYLDLDLHIGITGWICDERRGTHLHPLVKEIKRGRLMLESDAPYLLPRSLRPKPKNGRNEPAFLTEVLREVALHRGESEEDLAAHSTACARAFFGLPEISGKP, from the coding sequence ATGCAACTCATCAATATCGGCGTCAACCTGACCAACCCCAGTTTCGCCGACAAACACCGGGCGGTACTCGAGCGTGCCTATGCCGCCGGGGTCTGCCAACTGGTGTTGACCGGTACCAGTGTCGACGGCAGCGAACAGGCGTTGCAGTTGTGCCACGAGCTGGATGAGACAGCGCAGCGACTGTTCGCCACCGCCGGTATTCATCCCCACTCGGCCAGCGAGTGGAACGCCGACAGTGCGCAACGCCTGCGCGGTTTGCTCAAGGAGCCGAACGTGGTCGCCGTGGGGGAATGTGGACTGGACTTCAATCGCGACTTCTCGCCCCGCCCGCAGCAGGAAAAAGTCCTCGAGGAACACCTGGCGATGGCGGTCGAACTGCAACTGCCGGTGTTTCTCCACGAACGTGATGCCAACCAGCGCCTGCTGGACATCCTGCGCGACTACCGCGACCGCTTGCCGGCCGCCGTGGTGCATTGTTTTACCGGGGAAAAGCAGGCGCTGTTCAGCTACCTGGACCTCGACCTGCACATCGGCATCACCGGCTGGATCTGCGACGAGCGTCGTGGCACGCACCTGCATCCGCTGGTCAAGGAGATCAAGCGCGGGCGCCTGATGCTGGAAAGCGATGCGCCATACCTGCTGCCGCGCAGCTTGCGACCCAAACCGAAAAATGGTCGCAACGAGCCGGCCTTTCTGACCGAGGTGTTGCGCGAGGTGGCATTGCATCGGGGGGAAAGCGAGGAGGATCTGGCGGCCCACAGCACGGCGTGTGCGCGGGCGTTTTTCGGGCTGCCTGAGATCTCTGGCAAACCCTGA
- a CDS encoding transglycosylase SLT domain-containing protein, protein MTRPSILLLLCASLLLPIPAVARLPGPLQAVPATKVRDLQDIRSSRVLKVLVNQSRNSSGEVQGQSIGVEYHRLRAFEQYLNGHARDGQEITLKIIPKAKDQLLGALQRGEGDLVAPGELLDLQSGYAVSTSEPVATNIPLVLVGIKGEKRYTRLEQLSGKTLALPTGSAAADAISQINQKLALHKLPPVKIEWVDPSLAVEDVLEMVQGGIFHLTIVEQPIAERWGKILPKLRFDRQVLISEPGDEFWFVRRDATMLRASIDRFLTGYKKPSDQDVAFLRIYRRLYQVHYPLAKAERQRLEKLRPVLQKHADAQSMDWLNLAALAFKESGLQPKARSGGAPTGLMQITPSAAQRVGVSNIQEVDGNVQAGAKYLAMIRRKFFASPKLNERERMAFTLAAYNIGPERVQGMRAEARRRGLNPNQWFFQVERIAMEQVGMGPVSYVNSVNKYYLAFDRERESLEPQGQKVVSRK, encoded by the coding sequence ATGACCCGTCCCTCGATCTTGCTCCTGCTGTGTGCTTCGTTGCTGCTGCCGATACCGGCGGTTGCGCGCTTGCCTGGCCCGTTGCAAGCCGTACCCGCCACCAAAGTGCGTGACCTGCAGGACATCCGCAGCAGTCGCGTGTTGAAGGTGCTGGTCAACCAGAGTCGCAACAGTTCGGGTGAAGTCCAGGGCCAGTCGATTGGTGTCGAGTACCACCGTCTGCGCGCCTTCGAGCAATACCTCAATGGCCATGCCCGCGATGGTCAGGAAATCACCCTCAAGATCATCCCCAAAGCCAAGGACCAGTTGCTCGGTGCATTGCAGCGCGGGGAAGGGGACCTGGTCGCACCGGGCGAGCTGCTGGATCTGCAATCGGGTTACGCCGTCAGCACCAGCGAGCCGGTGGCCACCAACATCCCGCTGGTGCTGGTCGGCATCAAGGGCGAAAAGCGCTACACGCGTCTCGAACAGCTCTCGGGCAAGACCCTGGCGCTGCCCACCGGCAGTGCGGCGGCCGATGCGATCAGCCAGATCAACCAGAAGCTGGCCCTGCATAAACTGCCGCCGGTGAAGATCGAGTGGGTCGATCCCAGTCTGGCGGTCGAAGACGTGCTGGAGATGGTGCAGGGCGGGATCTTCCACCTGACCATCGTCGAGCAACCGATCGCCGAACGCTGGGGCAAGATCCTGCCCAAGTTGCGTTTCGATCGACAGGTGCTGATCAGCGAACCGGGTGACGAGTTCTGGTTCGTGCGTCGAGACGCCACCATGCTGCGGGCGAGCATTGATCGTTTTCTGACGGGCTACAAAAAGCCCTCGGACCAGGACGTGGCGTTTCTGCGCATCTATCGTCGCCTGTACCAGGTGCATTATCCGTTGGCCAAGGCTGAACGCCAGCGCCTGGAAAAACTGCGACCGGTGCTGCAAAAGCACGCCGACGCGCAGAGCATGGACTGGCTGAACCTGGCGGCGCTGGCGTTCAAGGAGTCCGGCCTGCAACCCAAGGCCCGCAGTGGCGGTGCGCCTACCGGGCTGATGCAGATCACGCCATCGGCGGCGCAGCGAGTCGGGGTCAGCAACATTCAAGAGGTCGACGGCAATGTGCAGGCCGGTGCCAAGTACCTGGCCATGATCCGCCGCAAGTTTTTTGCCAGCCCCAAACTCAACGAGCGTGAGCGCATGGCGTTCACGCTGGCGGCCTACAACATCGGGCCGGAGCGGGTCCAGGGCATGCGCGCCGAAGCACGGCGGCGCGGCCTGAATCCCAATCAATGGTTCTTCCAGGTTGAACGCATCGCCATGGAGCAGGTGGGAATGGGCCCTGTCAGCTATGTTAATAGCGTGAACAAGTATTACTTGGCGTTCGATCGGGAGCGGGAGTCGTTGGAGCCCCAGGGGCAAAAAGTGGTCTCAAGGAAGTGA
- a CDS encoding DoxX family protein: MSTLINKVLFTRAGYGLTVLRIFVGIIFAAHGSQKLFGAFGGYGLAGTAQYMESIGLTPGYVMATLAGGTEFFAGLALIIGLLVRPAALGLTFLSLVAIFSVHISNGLFMANNGYEFALALLGGSIAVLIEGAGKLSVDRAIAG; the protein is encoded by the coding sequence ATGAGCACGCTGATCAACAAGGTACTGTTTACCCGCGCTGGCTACGGCCTGACTGTCCTGCGGATTTTCGTCGGCATCATCTTCGCTGCCCACGGTTCGCAGAAACTCTTCGGCGCCTTTGGTGGCTACGGCCTGGCAGGCACCGCGCAGTACATGGAAAGCATCGGCCTGACCCCTGGCTACGTCATGGCGACTCTGGCAGGCGGTACCGAGTTCTTCGCCGGCCTGGCCCTGATCATCGGCCTGCTGGTACGTCCAGCGGCGCTGGGCCTGACCTTCCTGTCGCTGGTAGCGATCTTCAGCGTGCACATCAGCAACGGCCTGTTCATGGCCAACAACGGTTACGAGTTCGCCCTGGCCCTGCTCGGTGGCAGCATCGCAGTACTCATCGAAGGCGCCGGCAAACTCTCGGTAGACCGCGCCATCGCCGGCTAA
- a CDS encoding class I SAM-dependent methyltransferase: MNALNPVVRPAPITAHLTQRNPKILLGGKHQPTLLRYLDGWPRRTGGPAAFLIQFVEDGESLARFASDSFDLAVIQSPSAEDAHEMIKQLTRVARQGLITRR, encoded by the coding sequence ATGAATGCACTAAACCCTGTTGTACGCCCCGCGCCGATCACGGCACATCTCACCCAGCGCAATCCCAAAATCCTGCTTGGCGGCAAACATCAGCCGACGCTTTTGCGTTACCTCGATGGCTGGCCACGGCGTACCGGTGGGCCCGCTGCCTTCCTGATCCAGTTCGTCGAAGACGGTGAATCGCTGGCCCGCTTTGCCAGCGACAGTTTCGACCTGGCCGTGATTCAGTCGCCCAGCGCCGAAGACGCGCACGAAATGATCAAGCAGTTGACCCGCGTTGCACGCCAGGGGCTGATTACCCGCCGCTGA
- the greB gene encoding transcription elongation factor GreB: MSRYRPPRTAGTALITPEGEARMRAEFHELWHVRRPQVTQAVSEAAAQGDRSENAEYTYGKKMLREIDSRVRFLTKRLEALKVVSEKPSDPNKVYFGAWVTIEDEDGKESRYRIVGPDELDLKLGLISIDSPLARALIGKALDAEVRVQTPTGEQYVYIIAIDYP, translated from the coding sequence ATGAGCCGTTATCGCCCTCCCCGCACCGCCGGCACCGCGCTGATCACCCCCGAAGGTGAAGCGCGGATGCGTGCCGAGTTTCACGAACTCTGGCACGTGCGCCGCCCACAGGTGACCCAGGCGGTCAGCGAAGCGGCAGCCCAAGGCGATCGCTCGGAGAACGCCGAATACACCTATGGCAAGAAGATGCTGCGCGAGATCGACAGCCGCGTGCGCTTTTTGACCAAGCGCCTGGAAGCGCTCAAGGTGGTCAGCGAAAAGCCCAGCGATCCGAACAAGGTCTACTTCGGCGCCTGGGTCACCATCGAGGACGAGGATGGCAAAGAGTCGCGCTATCGCATCGTCGGCCCCGACGAACTGGATCTGAAACTGGGGCTGATCAGCATCGACTCACCGCTGGCCCGTGCCTTGATCGGCAAGGCACTGGACGCTGAAGTGCGCGTGCAGACGCCGACCGGCGAGCAGTACGTGTACATCATCGCGATCGACTATCCCTGA
- a CDS encoding ABC transporter permease, which produces MARLPLLRLFSLAIRQLLRDARAGELRVLFFALMVAVAASTAIGYFGARLNGAMMLRATEFLGADLLLEGSSPARTEQIRSGTELGLDHAQVVEFSSVIATDNGIQLSSIKAADDVYPLRGELKSAAAPYAPEEPGGRPKPGEAWVEARLLTALNLKIGDSIDVGMRTLKLARVLTYEPDRAGNFYSLTPRVLINLQDLAATGVVQPGSRVSYRELWRGKAEALETYRQLIKPGLAANQRIQDARDGNQQIGGALGKAERYLSMASLVAVLLAGVAVALSATRFATRRFDASALLRCLGLSRRETLVLFSLQLTVLGLLASISGALIGWLAQLGLFALLHDLLPSDVPPGGLFPAIAGIGTGLVALAGFALPPLAALGRVPPLRVLRRDMLPIPSSTWVVYGAALGALGLIMWRLSLDLLLTFALLGGGVIAALVLGGLLLLLLKSLRRMLARASLPWRLGLGQLLRHPLAAAGQSLAFGLILLSMALIALLRGELLDTWQNQLPKNAPNYFALNILPADKQAFTDRLIELSAQSAPLYPVVPGRLISINGEAVQQIVSKDSAGDRAIQRDLSLTWAADLPAGNQITAGNWWSEQPSGDIPGVSVEGKVAESLKLKLGDHMVFSVGGVNREAKVTSLREINWDNFQPNFFMIFQPGTLKDLPATYLTSFYLAAGHDQQIVDLSRAFPAVTILQVEALLEQLRSILAQVTLAVEYVLLFVLAAGMAVLFSGLQATLDERIRQGALLRALGAERQLLVKARRIEFGLLGAVSGLLAALGSELVSLVLYRFAFDLPWHPHPWLLVLPLIGAILIGGAGVFGTRRALNASPLTVLREG; this is translated from the coding sequence ATGGCACGTCTGCCGCTGTTGCGCCTGTTCAGCCTCGCCATCCGCCAATTGCTGCGCGACGCCCGCGCCGGCGAGCTGCGGGTGTTGTTCTTTGCATTGATGGTCGCGGTGGCGGCCAGTACCGCCATCGGTTACTTCGGCGCGCGCCTCAACGGCGCCATGATGTTGCGTGCCACCGAGTTTCTCGGCGCGGACCTGTTGCTCGAAGGCAGCTCGCCAGCGCGTACGGAACAGATCCGCAGTGGCACGGAACTGGGGCTCGACCATGCCCAGGTGGTGGAATTCTCCAGCGTGATTGCCACCGACAACGGCATTCAACTGTCCAGCATCAAGGCCGCCGACGACGTCTATCCGCTGCGTGGCGAACTGAAAAGCGCCGCTGCTCCCTATGCACCGGAAGAACCCGGTGGCCGGCCCAAGCCCGGCGAGGCCTGGGTCGAAGCACGGCTGTTGACCGCGCTCAACCTGAAGATCGGCGACAGCATCGACGTGGGCATGCGTACCCTGAAGCTGGCGCGGGTACTGACCTATGAACCGGACCGCGCCGGCAACTTCTACAGCCTGACGCCGCGGGTGCTGATCAACCTGCAAGACCTCGCCGCCACCGGCGTGGTGCAGCCCGGCAGCCGGGTCAGCTACCGCGAACTCTGGCGCGGCAAGGCCGAAGCGCTGGAAACCTATCGCCAACTGATCAAACCGGGCCTGGCCGCTAACCAGCGCATCCAGGATGCCCGCGACGGCAATCAGCAGATTGGCGGTGCGCTGGGCAAGGCTGAGCGTTACTTGAGCATGGCCAGCCTGGTCGCTGTGTTGCTGGCCGGTGTGGCGGTGGCGCTGTCGGCGACCCGCTTCGCCACTCGCCGCTTCGATGCCAGCGCACTGTTACGCTGCCTGGGATTGTCCCGCCGCGAAACGCTGGTGCTGTTCAGCCTGCAACTGACTGTACTCGGCCTGCTGGCCAGCATCAGCGGCGCCTTGATCGGCTGGCTGGCGCAACTGGGGTTGTTCGCCCTGCTGCATGACCTGCTGCCCAGCGACGTGCCTCCCGGCGGCCTGTTTCCGGCCATCGCCGGCATCGGCACCGGGCTGGTGGCGTTGGCTGGCTTTGCCTTGCCGCCCTTGGCAGCACTGGGTCGCGTGCCGCCACTGCGGGTACTGCGCCGTGACATGCTGCCGATTCCCTCCAGCACCTGGGTGGTCTACGGCGCGGCACTGGGCGCGCTGGGGCTGATCATGTGGCGCCTGAGTCTGGACCTGCTGCTGACCTTCGCCCTGCTCGGTGGCGGAGTGATTGCCGCGCTGGTGCTGGGTGGCCTGCTGTTGCTGCTGCTCAAAAGCCTGCGGCGCATGCTCGCCCGCGCGTCGTTGCCGTGGCGCCTGGGCCTGGGTCAATTGTTGCGTCATCCGCTGGCGGCGGCGGGCCAGTCGCTGGCCTTCGGCTTGATCCTGCTGTCCATGGCGTTGATCGCCCTGTTGCGCGGCGAATTGCTCGACACCTGGCAAAACCAGCTGCCGAAAAATGCGCCGAATTATTTCGCCCTGAACATCCTGCCGGCGGACAAGCAGGCCTTCACCGATCGCCTGATCGAACTGTCGGCGCAATCGGCGCCGCTGTACCCGGTGGTGCCGGGGCGGCTGATCAGCATCAATGGCGAAGCGGTGCAACAGATCGTCAGCAAGGATTCGGCCGGTGACCGGGCGATTCAGCGCGACCTGAGCCTGACCTGGGCCGCCGACCTGCCGGCCGGCAACCAGATCACCGCCGGCAACTGGTGGAGCGAGCAACCGTCGGGGGACATCCCCGGCGTATCGGTCGAAGGCAAGGTGGCCGAGAGCCTCAAGCTGAAACTGGGCGACCACATGGTGTTCAGCGTCGGCGGGGTCAATCGCGAAGCGAAGGTCACCAGCCTGCGGGAGATCAACTGGGACAACTTCCAGCCCAACTTCTTCATGATCTTCCAGCCGGGGACCTTGAAGGATTTGCCGGCGACCTACCTGACCAGTTTCTATCTGGCAGCGGGTCATGATCAGCAGATTGTCGACCTGTCCCGCGCCTTCCCGGCGGTGACCATCCTGCAAGTCGAAGCCCTGCTGGAACAACTGCGCAGCATCCTCGCCCAGGTCACCCTGGCGGTGGAATACGTGCTGTTGTTCGTGCTGGCGGCGGGCATGGCCGTGTTGTTCTCGGGCCTGCAAGCCACGCTCGACGAGCGCATCCGCCAGGGTGCACTGCTGCGGGCGCTGGGGGCCGAGCGGCAGTTGCTGGTCAAAGCCCGACGCATCGAGTTCGGCCTGCTGGGCGCGGTCAGCGGATTGCTCGCCGCACTGGGTTCGGAACTGGTCAGCCTGGTGCTCTATCGCTTTGCCTTCGACCTGCCATGGCACCCGCACCCCTGGTTGCTGGTGCTGCCGCTGATCGGCGCCATCCTGATCGGTGGGGCCGGCGTGTTCGGCACCCGTCGCGCCTTGAACGCCAGCCCGCTGACAGTGTTGCGCGAGGGTTGA
- a CDS encoding ABC transporter ATP-binding protein yields the protein MGASILTAKNLSKVVPSAEGELTILHELSLELNKGDSLAIVGASGSGKSTLLGLLAGLDLPSSGEVTLAGQGLSTLDEDQRARIRAEHVGFVFQSFQLLDSLNALENVMLPLELDGRKDARERATGLLQRVGLGQRLTHSPRQLSGGEQQRVAIARAFAAEPDVLFADEPTGNLDSHTGERISDLLFELNKERGTTLVLVTHDERLAHRCRRLIRLEAGLLVAPLEP from the coding sequence ATGGGCGCAAGCATTCTCACCGCGAAGAACCTCAGCAAAGTGGTTCCCAGCGCGGAAGGTGAACTGACTATCCTGCACGAACTCAGCCTGGAACTGAACAAGGGCGACAGCCTGGCCATCGTTGGCGCGTCCGGTTCCGGCAAATCCACCCTCCTGGGCCTGCTCGCCGGCCTCGACCTGCCCAGCAGCGGCGAAGTGACCCTCGCCGGCCAGGGCCTGAGCACACTGGACGAGGATCAACGGGCGCGCATCCGCGCCGAACACGTCGGTTTCGTGTTCCAGTCCTTTCAGTTGCTCGACAGCCTTAACGCCCTGGAAAACGTCATGCTGCCGCTGGAACTGGACGGCCGCAAAGACGCCCGCGAGCGTGCCACCGGGTTGTTGCAACGGGTGGGCCTGGGCCAGCGCCTGACGCACTCGCCGCGCCAGCTCTCGGGAGGCGAGCAGCAACGCGTGGCGATTGCCCGTGCGTTCGCCGCCGAACCCGATGTGCTGTTTGCCGACGAACCCACCGGCAACCTCGACAGCCACACCGGCGAGCGCATCAGCGACCTGCTGTTCGAACTGAACAAGGAGCGCGGCACCACCCTGGTGCTGGTGACTCACGATGAACGCCTGGCCCATCGCTGCCGGCGCCTGATCCGTCTTGAAGCCGGGCTGCTGGTCGCCCCTCTGGAGCCTTGA
- a CDS encoding arylesterase, which translates to MRVWFLSAGLALMCMAQNAAAGTVLIVGDSISAGFGLDTRVGWVSLLEQRLKREGFDDKVINASISGDTSAGGQARLPALLAEHKPQLVILELGGNDGLRGMLPTQLQQNLAAMVDSSRASGAKVLLLGMQLPPNYGARYTKAFAEVYSNVAEQKKIPLVPFFLEGVGGHPDMMQADGLHPAAGAQDKLLENVWPTLKPLL; encoded by the coding sequence ATGCGAGTGTGGTTTTTGAGTGCTGGCCTGGCCCTGATGTGCATGGCCCAGAACGCAGCGGCGGGTACAGTCCTGATCGTTGGCGATAGTATCAGCGCCGGTTTCGGGCTGGATACCCGCGTGGGGTGGGTGTCGCTGCTCGAGCAACGGCTCAAGCGCGAAGGTTTCGACGATAAAGTGATCAATGCGTCCATCAGCGGCGACACCAGCGCCGGCGGCCAGGCCCGCCTGCCTGCGCTGCTTGCAGAGCATAAGCCGCAGCTGGTGATTCTCGAGTTGGGTGGCAACGACGGTCTGCGCGGCATGCTGCCAACACAATTGCAACAAAACCTTGCAGCGATGGTCGACAGCTCCCGCGCCAGTGGTGCCAAAGTGCTGTTGCTGGGCATGCAATTGCCACCCAATTACGGTGCGCGTTACACCAAGGCGTTCGCCGAGGTGTACAGCAACGTCGCCGAACAGAAAAAAATCCCGTTGGTGCCGTTTTTTCTCGAGGGCGTGGGCGGGCATCCGGACATGATGCAAGCCGATGGCCTGCACCCGGCGGCAGGGGCCCAGGACAAGTTGCTGGAAAATGTCTGGCCGACACTGAAACCGCTGCTTTGA